The DNA region TCAAGTCTAACCGCAATTCTCGCGCTAATGAACAAGTGGCAGCAGCTATGGTGTATCTTTTAAAGAATCAGCCACAAGAAGCTCAAGCTAGATTAGAACAGGCAATTGGTTGGTTAGATCGCTCCATTTCTGCCCCTCCTTGCCCAACTCACGGAAAAAGTTAGAAGTTAAGAGTTAGGAGTTATGAATTATTATTCAACTCCTAACTCCTGTATAGACGCGATTAATCGCGTCTATACTCCTAACTACCCTACCGCCGCAGAGATAATCCCCGGCGAGTTTCCATTTGTTTACAAAGCCTCAATTCTGTGCCTTTGCGGCTCCACTCTACCTGATCAAAGATTTGATGCAGAAGACATAAACCACGACCATTTTCTGATTCATCTGGTGGGAGATAGTCTGTTGGTTCTTCTTCATTAGTAGATGAAGGAGTAAAGCCGCTACCCTGGTCTGATATTATCCACCAATATTGATTATCTATTAAGGAAAAACGGACTACAACTGTTTTACTTGGATCGAGATTATTGCCATGTTTAGCTGCGTTTACCAGGGCTTCTTGAAGTCCTAGCCGCAGTTCTGCTTGTAATTTGGCTGGGATTTCTGCCAACAGTAAATCTAAGATTGGACAAAGGTAGAGGGTTGAGGCAAAACTAATAGTGCCCCAATAACGTGCAACTGGACGGAGTGAAATTGTAATC from Nostoc commune NIES-4072 includes:
- a CDS encoding DUF6439 family protein; the protein is MSQSTQLPKTSQLNELSTLELAQALMERLSISPNDWHRLKSNRNSRANEQVAAAMVYLLKNQPQEAQARLEQAIGWLDRSISAPPCPTHGKS
- a CDS encoding ATP-binding protein — protein: MITISLRPVARYWGTISFASTLYLCPILDLLLAEIPAKLQAELRLGLQEALVNAAKHGNNLDPSKTVVVRFSLIDNQYWWIISDQGSGFTPSSTNEEEPTDYLPPDESENGRGLCLLHQIFDQVEWSRKGTELRLCKQMETRRGLSLRR